The following are from one region of the Pseudomonas putida genome:
- the choW gene encoding choline ABC transporter permease subunit, producing the protein MMLIDQKIPLGQYIASFVEWLTQNGASYFDAIAQGLEFMIHGVTSALTFFNPFVLIALFAALAHFIQRKWALTAFVALSFLLILNLGYWQETMETLAQVTFATVVCVAIGVPLGIVAAHKPMFYTAMRPVLDLMQTVPTFVYLIPTLTLFGLGVVPGLISTVVFAIAAPIRLTYLGICDVPQELMDAGKAFGCSRRQLLTRIELPHAMPSIAAGVTQCIMLSLSMVVIAALVGADGLGKPVVNALNTADISLGFEAGLAIVLLAIMLDRICKQPDLPVRGEA; encoded by the coding sequence ATCATGCTTATCGATCAGAAAATACCCCTGGGCCAGTACATCGCGTCGTTCGTCGAGTGGCTGACCCAGAACGGCGCGAGTTACTTCGACGCCATCGCGCAAGGCCTGGAATTCATGATCCATGGTGTCACCAGTGCCCTGACTTTCTTCAATCCATTCGTGCTCATCGCGCTGTTCGCCGCCCTGGCGCATTTCATCCAGCGCAAGTGGGCGCTGACCGCATTCGTCGCCCTGTCGTTCCTGCTGATCCTCAACCTGGGTTACTGGCAGGAAACCATGGAAACCCTGGCGCAGGTCACCTTCGCCACGGTGGTGTGCGTGGCCATCGGCGTGCCACTGGGCATCGTCGCCGCGCACAAACCGATGTTCTATACCGCCATGCGCCCGGTACTCGACCTGATGCAGACGGTACCTACATTCGTCTACCTGATCCCCACCCTGACCCTGTTCGGCCTGGGTGTGGTACCGGGGCTGATCTCGACGGTGGTGTTCGCCATCGCCGCGCCGATCCGTCTCACCTACCTGGGCATCTGCGACGTCCCGCAGGAGCTGATGGACGCCGGCAAGGCCTTTGGCTGCTCGCGGCGCCAGCTGCTCACCCGTATCGAACTGCCGCACGCGATGCCCAGCATCGCCGCCGGCGTTACCCAGTGCATCATGCTGTCGCTGTCGATGGTGGTGATTGCCGCCCTGGTCGGTGCTGACGGCTTGGGCAAACCTGTGGTCAACGCACTGAACACCGCCGATATTTCCCTGGGCTTCGAAGCGGGCCTGGCGATCGTGCTGCTGGCGATCATGCTCGACCGTATCTGCAAGCAACCGGACCTGCCGGTAAGGGGTGAAGCATGA
- a CDS encoding choline ABC transporter substrate-binding protein, giving the protein MKGSPSLLLVALLSAPLLAQAAEPEQCQTVRFSDVGWTDITVTTATTSVVLEALGYKTHTTMISVPVTYKSLATGKDLDVFLGNWMPTMENDIKQYRDAGTVETVRANLENAKYTLAVPQALYDKGLKDFSDIPKFKQELDGKIYGIEPGNDGNRTIQSMIDKNAFGLKDAGFKIVQSSEAGMLSQVDRAQKRGEAVVFLGWEPHPMNTRFKMQYLTGGDEFFGPDFGKATVLTNTRKGYVQECSNVGQLLKNLSFELKDESTMMGYVLDDKMKPEAAAKKWLKDNPGKLDAWLAGVTTVDGKPGLEAAKAKLTQ; this is encoded by the coding sequence ATGAAAGGTTCACCCTCGCTGTTGCTGGTTGCGTTGCTGTCCGCGCCTTTGCTGGCCCAGGCCGCCGAACCCGAGCAATGCCAGACGGTACGCTTCTCTGATGTCGGCTGGACCGACATCACGGTCACCACCGCGACCACCAGCGTTGTGCTCGAAGCACTGGGTTACAAGACCCACACCACCATGATCTCGGTACCGGTGACCTACAAGTCGCTGGCCACCGGCAAGGACCTGGACGTGTTTCTCGGCAACTGGATGCCGACCATGGAGAACGACATCAAGCAGTACCGCGACGCCGGTACGGTAGAAACCGTGCGCGCCAACCTGGAAAACGCCAAGTACACCCTGGCCGTGCCCCAGGCGCTGTATGACAAGGGCCTGAAGGATTTCAGCGACATTCCCAAGTTCAAGCAGGAACTGGACGGCAAGATCTACGGCATCGAACCCGGCAACGATGGCAACCGCACCATCCAGAGCATGATCGACAAGAACGCCTTCGGCCTGAAGGACGCCGGCTTCAAGATCGTCCAGTCCAGCGAGGCCGGCATGCTGTCGCAGGTCGACCGCGCGCAGAAACGCGGCGAGGCAGTGGTGTTCCTCGGCTGGGAACCGCACCCGATGAACACCCGCTTCAAGATGCAGTACCTGACCGGCGGGGACGAGTTCTTCGGCCCCGACTTCGGCAAGGCGACCGTATTGACCAACACCCGCAAGGGCTATGTGCAGGAATGCAGCAACGTTGGCCAGCTGTTGAAGAACCTGTCGTTCGAGCTCAAGGATGAAAGCACCATGATGGGCTATGTCCTGGACGACAAGATGAAACCCGAGGCGGCGGCCAAGAAGTGGCTCAAGGACAACCCTGGCAAACTGGATGCCTGGCTGGCCGGCGTAACCACCGTGGATGGCAAACCCGGCCTTGAGGCGGCCAAGGCCAAGCTGACGCAATAA
- a CDS encoding L-serine ammonia-lyase, with protein sequence MAISVFDLFKIGVGPSSSHTVGPMRAGALFVQGLRERGELERVKRIEVRLYGSLSATGVGHGTDNATIMGLMGEWPDAIDPTQIVPRIADLRETNTLQLDNRLPIEFVWARDMLLLDENLPYHPNAMTLIAEGEQGELHRDTYYSVGGGFVVDAAQAASGVLDADQTVLPYDFNSAAELLRLCKQNDLSVSQLMMANEKVWRSEEEIRAGLHKLWEAMQECVNNGLKYEGTLPGGLNVRRRAAKLHRSLQEIGKPNVIGSTMSAMEWVNLFALAVNEENAAGGRMVTAPTNGAAGIIPAVLHYYMRFSDAVNESSVVDFFLAAAAVGILCKKNASISGAEVGCQGEVGSACAMAAAGLAEVLGATPPQVENAAEIALEHNLGLTCDPVGGLVQVPCIERNAIAAVKAINAVQMALRGDGEHFISLDQVIRTMRDTGADMHDKYKETSRGGLAVSAIEC encoded by the coding sequence ATGGCCATCAGCGTGTTCGACCTGTTCAAGATCGGTGTCGGGCCCTCCAGCTCCCACACCGTCGGCCCCATGCGTGCTGGCGCCCTGTTCGTCCAGGGCCTGCGCGAACGCGGCGAGCTGGAACGTGTGAAGCGGATCGAAGTGCGCCTGTATGGCTCGCTATCGGCCACCGGTGTCGGTCATGGCACCGACAATGCCACCATCATGGGCTTGATGGGCGAGTGGCCTGACGCCATCGACCCGACCCAGATCGTGCCGCGTATTGCCGACCTGCGTGAAACCAACACCCTGCAGCTGGACAACCGCCTGCCCATCGAATTCGTCTGGGCCCGCGACATGCTGCTGCTGGACGAGAACCTGCCGTACCACCCCAACGCCATGACCCTGATTGCCGAAGGCGAGCAGGGCGAGCTGCACCGCGACACTTATTACTCGGTGGGTGGCGGCTTCGTGGTCGACGCCGCCCAGGCCGCCAGCGGCGTGCTGGATGCCGACCAGACGGTGCTGCCGTACGATTTCAACAGCGCCGCTGAACTGCTGCGCCTGTGCAAGCAAAACGACCTCAGCGTGTCGCAATTGATGATGGCCAACGAGAAGGTCTGGCGCAGCGAGGAAGAGATCCGGGCCGGCCTGCACAAGCTCTGGGAAGCCATGCAGGAATGCGTCAACAATGGCCTCAAGTACGAGGGCACGTTGCCCGGCGGGTTGAACGTGCGCCGCCGCGCCGCCAAGCTGCACCGCAGCCTGCAGGAAATCGGCAAGCCCAACGTCATCGGCTCGACCATGAGCGCCATGGAGTGGGTCAACCTGTTCGCCCTGGCGGTCAACGAAGAAAATGCCGCCGGCGGGCGCATGGTCACCGCGCCGACCAATGGCGCAGCGGGCATCATCCCGGCGGTGTTGCACTACTACATGCGCTTCAGCGATGCGGTGAACGAGTCCAGCGTGGTCGACTTCTTCCTCGCTGCTGCCGCGGTGGGCATCCTGTGCAAGAAGAATGCATCGATCTCGGGTGCCGAAGTGGGCTGTCAGGGTGAAGTCGGTTCGGCTTGCGCCATGGCTGCGGCGGGCCTTGCCGAAGTGCTGGGTGCCACCCCGCCCCAGGTGGAGAACGCTGCCGAGATCGCCCTGGAACACAACCTGGGCCTGACCTGCGACCCGGTCGGCGGGTTGGTGCAGGTGCCGTGCATCGAGCGCAACGCAATTGCTGCGGTAAAGGCCATCAACGCGGTACAGATGGCCCTGCGTGGTGACGGCGAGCACTTCATTTCCCTCGACCAGGTGATCCGCACCATGCGCGATACCGGGGCCGACATGCACGACAAGTACAAAGAGACCTCGCGTGGTGGTCTGGCGGTCAGTGCTATCGAATGCTGA